One genomic segment of Micromonospora sp. WMMC415 includes these proteins:
- a CDS encoding helix-turn-helix transcriptional regulator has product MPAVSPLAGEPIKRADAERLAGVLKAVADPARLRLLSLIQSAPEGEASVSDLTAPLDLSQPTVSHHLRILTEAGLLEREKRGVWAYYRLVPSAIAGIADLLTPPRKRATKKAR; this is encoded by the coding sequence ATGCCTGCTGTCTCGCCGCTTGCCGGCGAGCCGATCAAGCGTGCCGACGCCGAGCGGCTCGCGGGAGTGCTGAAGGCAGTCGCCGATCCGGCCCGACTGCGACTGCTCAGTCTGATCCAGTCCGCCCCGGAGGGCGAGGCGTCGGTGAGTGACCTCACCGCGCCGCTCGACCTGTCCCAGCCGACCGTGAGTCACCACCTTCGGATCCTCACCGAGGCCGGCCTGCTCGAGCGCGAGAAGCGCGGCGTCTGGGCCTACTACCGCCTGGTGCCGTCCGCGATCGCGGGAATAGCCGACCTGTTGACGCCGCCCCGCAAGCGGGCGACGAAGAAGGCCCGCTGA
- a CDS encoding pitrilysin family protein: protein MKQYEIDGVPALFVKATGPLRAGLMFRVGRVDEPLPLAGVSHLAEHLALHRHGLMDHHANATVDATTTHFHTSGTAAEVVTYFAKLCTGLIDLPVDRLGVVREILRTEAAGRGGGVNASLPLWRYGAQGYGLVSYAEFGLNQISGDDVRSWVTENFTRDNAVLWVAGDDVPADLRLDLPPGRRRPLPAPTSALPDTPAYYHAPVDGIVMDTVVPNGVAGQLFAALLERALYRELRLESGISYTACADYSSRGDGMATITAYADALREKHTAAVNGFVDTFRQLAKAGIDEQELNAVRTKALQSLAHPEYEASRLPGVAANLLTGQPVPTVDEVSEGLRSVTAADVHTVATEAYANALLQVPYGVPADTIGFTPAPTTSDAAVEGRRHAARSGDGQTLIVADDGVSVTDRSGSALTVRFAECAARLRWPDGASVFLGLDGITVSVEPTLYRVDALDLAALERDVPEGLTVTMPERSPDQIPQPERRGLARRPVRKTEFMILAPITGLLAWALVSLANAWRPEDGEFAEKLLLVLLVAVAVCFVRVFLVGLYRIRFGRW from the coding sequence ATGAAGCAGTACGAGATCGACGGAGTGCCGGCGCTGTTCGTCAAGGCGACCGGGCCGCTGCGGGCCGGCCTCATGTTCCGCGTCGGTCGAGTGGACGAGCCGTTGCCACTCGCGGGCGTCTCTCACCTCGCCGAACACCTGGCGCTGCACCGGCACGGGCTGATGGATCACCACGCCAACGCCACGGTCGATGCGACGACGACGCACTTCCACACCTCCGGTACCGCGGCAGAGGTGGTCACCTACTTCGCGAAACTGTGTACCGGGTTGATCGACCTGCCGGTGGACCGGCTTGGTGTGGTGAGGGAGATCCTGCGAACGGAGGCCGCCGGACGTGGCGGCGGCGTGAACGCGAGCCTGCCCCTGTGGCGCTACGGCGCGCAGGGGTACGGCCTGGTCAGCTACGCCGAGTTCGGCCTCAACCAGATCTCCGGCGACGACGTGCGGTCGTGGGTTACGGAGAACTTCACCCGGGACAACGCGGTGCTGTGGGTGGCCGGTGACGACGTGCCGGCTGATCTGCGGCTCGACCTGCCGCCCGGGCGGCGGCGACCGCTGCCGGCGCCCACTTCGGCGCTACCTGACACGCCCGCCTACTACCACGCCCCGGTCGACGGCATCGTCATGGACACCGTGGTCCCCAACGGGGTGGCTGGGCAGCTGTTCGCGGCCCTGCTGGAGCGCGCGCTCTATCGCGAGCTACGGCTCGAAAGCGGGATCAGCTACACGGCTTGTGCCGACTACTCGTCGCGGGGCGACGGCATGGCCACGATCACGGCGTACGCCGACGCGCTGCGTGAGAAGCACACGGCCGCCGTCAACGGCTTCGTCGACACCTTCAGGCAGCTGGCGAAGGCGGGCATCGATGAGCAGGAGCTGAATGCCGTACGGACGAAGGCGCTGCAGAGCCTGGCGCATCCCGAGTACGAGGCGAGCCGGCTGCCGGGCGTGGCGGCGAACCTGCTGACCGGTCAGCCCGTGCCGACTGTCGACGAGGTCTCCGAGGGACTGCGGTCGGTGACCGCCGCCGACGTTCACACCGTTGCCACCGAGGCTTACGCCAACGCGCTGCTCCAGGTGCCGTACGGCGTTCCCGCCGACACCATCGGGTTCACGCCGGCACCGACGACCTCGGACGCGGCGGTGGAGGGCAGGCGGCACGCCGCGCGCAGCGGCGACGGGCAGACGTTGATCGTCGCTGACGACGGTGTCTCGGTGACCGACAGGTCGGGCAGTGCGCTGACGGTGCGCTTCGCCGAATGCGCGGCGCGACTGCGGTGGCCGGATGGCGCCAGTGTGTTCCTCGGGCTCGACGGCATCACCGTGTCGGTCGAGCCGACGCTGTACCGCGTCGACGCCCTCGACCTTGCTGCGCTGGAGCGGGACGTGCCGGAAGGGCTGACCGTGACGATGCCGGAGCGTAGCCCCGACCAGATCCCGCAGCCCGAACGGCGTGGCTTGGCTCGTCGCCCTGTGCGCAAGACGGAGTTCATGATCCTGGCGCCGATCACCGGGCTGCTGGCATGGGCTCTGGTCAGTCTGGCGAACGCCTGGCGGCCGGAGGACGGCGAGTTCGCCGAGAAGTTGCTGCTGGTCCTGTTGGT
- a CDS encoding dihydrofolate reductase family protein has protein sequence MGLIHIELFTTLDFVGQSPGSPDEDPVGFPFGGWQAPLLDEVTGAQVGAAYEGTDALLLGRRTYDIFAAYWPHQEGGEDNEIATLFNSVPKYVASRGRPDLSWAGSTRLGPDLAGAVREIRDRHEHVKVVGSLNLVQTLLREKLFDRLDLWVYPIVLGVGKKVFDGGAVPTNLTLLEPPVAGQQGTVYLRYGLAGGTPGTGDMSAPDRGAGRDG, from the coding sequence ATGGGCCTGATCCACATCGAGCTGTTCACGACCCTGGATTTCGTCGGGCAGTCGCCCGGTAGCCCCGACGAGGATCCGGTGGGGTTCCCGTTCGGCGGCTGGCAGGCGCCCCTGCTGGACGAGGTCACCGGGGCGCAGGTCGGTGCCGCGTACGAGGGCACGGACGCCCTCCTGCTCGGCCGGCGGACGTACGACATCTTCGCCGCCTACTGGCCGCACCAGGAGGGCGGCGAGGACAACGAGATCGCCACGCTGTTCAACAGCGTCCCCAAGTACGTGGCCTCGCGCGGCAGGCCCGACCTCTCGTGGGCCGGGTCAACCCGGCTCGGCCCGGATCTGGCCGGCGCGGTGCGCGAGATCCGTGACCGGCACGAGCACGTGAAGGTCGTCGGGAGTCTGAACCTGGTGCAGACTCTGCTGCGCGAGAAGCTCTTCGACCGTCTGGACCTCTGGGTGTACCCGATCGTGCTCGGCGTCGGGAAGAAGGTGTTCGACGGTGGCGCGGTGCCCACGAACCTGACACTCCTCGAACCGCCGGTTGCCGGTCAGCAGGGCACCGTGTACCTGCGCTACGGGCTCGCCGGTGGCACGCCCGGGACGGGGGACATGAGCGCACCCGATCGAGGTGCCGGGCGCGACGGCTGA